Below is a window of Clavibacter michiganensis subsp. tessellarius DNA.
GTCCAGCCGGTCCATGTCGGCGAGCACGTGCCGGGCGCCGAGCTCGGCGGCGATGCCGCGCGTGCGCTCCGGGTCGCGGCCCACCACGACCACGTCGGCGCCGCGCCCGTGCAGCTCGCGCGCGGCGATGCGGCCGATGCCGGAGCTCGCCCCGGTGATCACGACGGTGCGCCCGTCGAGCGGCCCCGTCACCGGTAGCCGCCCTTCTCCAGCCCCGCCTCGACCTCGAAGCGGTTGTGGTGCGGATCCCGCCCCGCCCAGGCGTAGAGCAGCGGCATGAGCAGGCCGTAGCGCCGCCACTGCACGACGTGCACGGCCTCGTGCTCGAGCACCGCGGGACCGGCGTTGTCGCGCGTGAGGTAGACCCGGCCGACGCACGTGCCGCCGCGGCCGAACACCCAGGACGGCAGGCCCGTGAGCACGATGAGTTCGCCGTGGCGGCGCACCTCGCCCGTGCTGAGCGGCAGGCCGATGGCCAGCGCGAGGCCCGTCGCGACGCCGCTGCCCGCGCGCGAGACGGGCGAGTCGAGCAGCAGCCCGCGGACCGCGCCCGCGACGGCGCCGAGGCCCGCGCGGATCACGCCGTCGGCCGCCCGTACATCTCGAGCAGGCGGAGCCAGACCTCGCTGATGGTGGGGTACGACGGCACGGCGTGCCAGAGGCGCGTGAGCGGCACCTCGCCGACGACCGCGATGGTGGCGGAGTGCAGGAGCTCGGCGACGTCCTGGCCGACGAAGGTGACGCCGACGATGACGCCGCGGTTCTCGTCCACCACCATGCGCGCCCGGCCCGCGTAGCCGTCCGCGTGCAGGCTGGAGCCCGCGACGGATCCGAGGTCGAAGTCGACGACGCGCGTGCGGATGCCAGCCTCGTCCGCCGCCTTCGCCGTGAGCCCCACGCTCGCGACCTCGGGGTCGGTGAACGTGACCTGCGGGACGGCGCGGTGGTCGGCCGTGGCGACGTGCACGCCCCACGGGGAGTCGTCGACCGTGCCGCCGGTCGCGCGCGCGGCGATGACCTCGCCCGCGGCGCGCGCCTGGTACTTGCCCTGGTGGGTGAGGAGCGCGCGGTGGTTGACGTCGCCCACGGCGTACAGCCACGGCGTCTCCGCGTTCACGTCGCCCGTGACGAGCATCGTGTCGTCGACGTCGAGGTACGCGCCGGGCTCGAGGCCGACGGTGTCGAGCCCCAGGTCGTCGGTGCGCGGCGTGCGGCCGGTGGCGACGATGACCTCGGCCGCCGTGACGAAGGATCCGTCGGACAGCTCCACGTGCACCTCGTCGCCGTCGCGCGTGACGACCGAGGGCGAGGCGCCGAGGCGCACGTCGACGCCCATGTCCTTCAGGCTGCCGCCGACGAGCTCGCCCGCGAAGGGCTCCTGCCCGGTGAGGAGGCCGCTGCGGGCGATGATCGTGACGGCGCTGCCGAGGGAGGCGTACGCGGTGGCCATCTCGGCTGCGACGACGCCGCCGCCGATGATGACGACCGAGTCCGGCACGACCTCGACGGCGGTCGCCTCGCGGCTCGTCCACGGACGCGCCTCGGCGAGGCCGGGGATGTCGGGGAGGAGCGCGGCGGTGCCGGTGGAGACGGCGACGGCGTGCGTCGCCTCGTGCTCCGTGACGGATCCGTCGGGCGCGGTGACCGTGACGCGGCGCGGCCCCGAGATGCGCCCGTGGCCGCGCGCGAGGTCGATGCCGATGCCCTCGAGCCAGCTCACCTGCCCCTGGTCGTCCCAGGAGCTGGTGAAGGAGTCGCGTCGCCTCAGCACGGCGGCCACGTCGAGGTCGCCCGTGACGGCCTCCGTCGATCCGGCGACGGCGCGCGCCGCGCGGAGGGCGCTGCCGGAGCGGAGGAGGGCCTTGCTGGGCATGCACGCCCAGTAGGAGCACTCCCCGCCGACGAGCTCGGACTCGACGACGAGCACGGAGAGCCCGCCCTGCTTCGCGCGGTCGGCGACGTTCTCGCCGACGGGGCCGGCACCGATGACGATGAGGTCGTAGGAGGTCATGGTCCCGACCCTACGCCCGGCCCCCGTCACGCTCCCGGGGCGGCTTCGGCGAGCGGATCAGCGGCCGACGAAGTCCGCCGGGCGGCGCTCGGCGGCGGCGCGCATGCCGCGCGCCGCGTCCTCGGACCCGGCCAGGCGCACGAGCTCGGCGGGCAGCGCGGCCGCGGCCGCGTCGTGGCCGTCCCGCTGCGCGACGCGGGCGTTGCGGAGCGTCGCCTGCACGGCGAGCGGGGCCTGCGCGGCGATGCGCTCGGCGATCCCGACGGCCGCCTCGAGCTGCTCGCCGTCGGGCACGACGAGCTGCACGATCCGCATCCGCCGCGCCTCCTCGGCGTCGAAGGGATCGCCCGTGAGCATCCAGCGCATGGCGTCGCCCCAGCCGGCGGCCGCCGGGAAGCGCAGGGTCGCGCCGCCGAACGGCAGGATCCCGCGCGCCACCTCGATCTGCCCGAACCGCGTGCCGGCCGCGGCGACCACGACGTCGCTCGCGAGCGCCAGCTCGATGCCGAGGGTGAGGCACGTGCCCTGCACCGCGAGGACGACGGGCTTGCCGACGCCGGGTCCCGCGACCCGCCAGGGGTCGAGGCCGTCGTCGGGCACCGAGTCGAGGCCGCCGCCGGGGCCGCGGCCGATGTGCGGAGCGACGTCCGCGAGGTCGAGCCCGCCCGTGAAGTGGTCGCCGATCGCGTGCACGACGCCGACCCGCAGCTCCGGATCCCGGTCGAGGAGGCCGTACGCGCTCGCGAGCTCGCGGAGCATGCGCATGTCGGCGGCGTTGCGCTTGGCGGGGCGGTCGAGGCCGATGAGGAGGAGGTGCCCGCGGCGCTCGACGCGGACGCGGGGCGCGTCGTCCTCGGCGGGCCGGTCGTCCGCGGGACGGTCGGGGGCGGATGGCGTGCGGTCGTCGTCGGTCACGGCGGTCTCCTCGTGGATCCCTCCCAGCCTCGCACCGCGTGCCCGCTGCCGCGACCTCCCGAACGGG
It encodes the following:
- a CDS encoding Fe-S oxidoreductase, whose product is MIRAGLGAVAGAVRGLLLDSPVSRAGSGVATGLALAIGLPLSTGEVRRHGELIVLTGLPSWVFGRGGTCVGRVYLTRDNAGPAVLEHEAVHVVQWRRYGLLMPLLYAWAGRDPHHNRFEVEAGLEKGGYR
- a CDS encoding dihydrolipoyl dehydrogenase family protein, whose translation is MTSYDLIVIGAGPVGENVADRAKQGGLSVLVVESELVGGECSYWACMPSKALLRSGSALRAARAVAGSTEAVTGDLDVAAVLRRRDSFTSSWDDQGQVSWLEGIGIDLARGHGRISGPRRVTVTAPDGSVTEHEATHAVAVSTGTAALLPDIPGLAEARPWTSREATAVEVVPDSVVIIGGGVVAAEMATAYASLGSAVTIIARSGLLTGQEPFAGELVGGSLKDMGVDVRLGASPSVVTRDGDEVHVELSDGSFVTAAEVIVATGRTPRTDDLGLDTVGLEPGAYLDVDDTMLVTGDVNAETPWLYAVGDVNHRALLTHQGKYQARAAGEVIAARATGGTVDDSPWGVHVATADHRAVPQVTFTDPEVASVGLTAKAADEAGIRTRVVDFDLGSVAGSSLHADGYAGRARMVVDENRGVIVGVTFVGQDVAELLHSATIAVVGEVPLTRLWHAVPSYPTISEVWLRLLEMYGRPTA
- a CDS encoding crotonase/enoyl-CoA hydratase family protein — encoded protein: MTDDDRTPSAPDRPADDRPAEDDAPRVRVERRGHLLLIGLDRPAKRNAADMRMLRELASAYGLLDRDPELRVGVVHAIGDHFTGGLDLADVAPHIGRGPGGGLDSVPDDGLDPWRVAGPGVGKPVVLAVQGTCLTLGIELALASDVVVAAAGTRFGQIEVARGILPFGGATLRFPAAAGWGDAMRWMLTGDPFDAEEARRMRIVQLVVPDGEQLEAAVGIAERIAAQAPLAVQATLRNARVAQRDGHDAAAAALPAELVRLAGSEDAARGMRAAAERRPADFVGR